One window from the genome of Corynebacterium sp. SCR221107 encodes:
- a CDS encoding AbrB family transcriptional regulator — MNRLSKWLNNLEGHTARRWTFVAVASTILGSIFAHVGVPAAWIVAGIIVAGTVAITTKEELVLNRHFFSFCRGFIGVLAGMPLISTPLAGIVHSILPGLFATAVTLAIGVGGGLLLSRTQREISKETGILSMTAGGASIVPLLAKELGADYRYVALSQYLRLLAVSMSLPVITHLFAPDVDAAALASPHERTWWSLVLVLLIAAFGEKFGRAFKIPTPSIFGPLLLMVGVGLALPDADYTPPDPLRFMAFMAIGWMCGGGLSVAALKLFAHQLPATITFILVLISGCAASAWPLTKWLDISYFEAYLATTPGALETVLALADEGGAGPEVVTVQLIRIIFVLLFAGYLPALLRFFGRKD, encoded by the coding sequence ATGAATCGGCTAAGTAAGTGGCTCAACAACCTCGAGGGGCACACCGCGCGCAGGTGGACCTTCGTGGCCGTGGCCTCAACGATCCTGGGGTCTATCTTCGCCCATGTCGGCGTGCCCGCCGCCTGGATCGTGGCCGGGATTATCGTCGCTGGCACGGTGGCGATCACCACCAAGGAGGAGCTCGTCCTCAACCGGCACTTCTTTAGCTTTTGCCGCGGATTCATCGGGGTGCTGGCGGGCATGCCGCTGATTAGCACTCCCCTGGCAGGGATCGTGCATTCGATCCTGCCGGGGCTTTTTGCCACCGCGGTCACCCTCGCCATCGGCGTGGGCGGCGGGCTACTGCTGTCGCGGACGCAAAGGGAGATCTCCAAAGAAACCGGTATCTTGTCCATGACCGCCGGTGGCGCCTCGATCGTACCGCTTTTGGCCAAGGAGCTAGGCGCGGACTACCGCTACGTGGCACTATCGCAGTACCTGCGGCTTCTTGCCGTTTCCATGTCACTGCCGGTGATCACGCACCTTTTTGCCCCGGACGTCGATGCCGCAGCGCTTGCCTCCCCGCACGAGCGCACCTGGTGGTCTCTTGTCCTGGTGCTGCTCATCGCCGCCTTCGGTGAGAAGTTCGGCCGGGCCTTCAAGATCCCGACCCCTTCGATCTTCGGCCCGCTGCTGCTCATGGTGGGGGTGGGCCTGGCCTTGCCCGATGCGGACTACACCCCGCCGGATCCGCTGCGCTTCATGGCGTTTATGGCCATCGGCTGGATGTGCGGCGGCGGGCTTTCCGTGGCGGCGCTCAAGCTGTTTGCCCACCAGCTGCCCGCGACCATCACCTTCATCCTGGTGCTGATCTCCGGGTGCGCGGCCTCCGCGTGGCCGCTGACGAAATGGCTCGACATCAGCTACTTCGAGGCCTATCTCGCCACCACCCCGGGAGCCTTGGAAACCGTGCTCGCCCTCGCCGACGAGGGCGGGGCTGGACCGGAGGTGGTCACGGTGCAGCTCATCCGCATCATCTTCGTCTTGCTATTTGCAGGCTATCTACCTGCACTGCTGCGCTTTTTCGGGCGCAAGGACTAA
- a CDS encoding PH domain-containing protein, translated as METAAITEWTLVEEIPVPADVMALLAPGEQAVAAYKTFRDSAVFTTKRLIVRDAQGLRGKKVEVYSLPYSSINMWSSENAGTFDMSSEVELWTRAGKIKVKLGRGIDVRRLDQLIAQAVLG; from the coding sequence ATGGAAACTGCTGCAATCACCGAATGGACCTTGGTAGAAGAGATTCCGGTTCCCGCCGATGTGATGGCGCTGCTCGCGCCGGGTGAGCAGGCGGTCGCTGCGTATAAGACCTTCCGCGACTCGGCGGTGTTTACTACCAAGCGTCTGATCGTACGTGACGCGCAGGGGCTGCGCGGGAAGAAGGTGGAGGTCTACTCGCTGCCTTATTCCTCGATCAACATGTGGTCCTCGGAAAACGCCGGCACCTTCGACATGAGCTCCGAGGTTGAGCTGTGGACTCGCGCGGGCAAGATCAAGGTGAAGCTGGGTCGCGGGATCGACGTTCGCCGCCTCGACCAGTTGATCGCGCAGGCGGTTCTTGGCTAA
- a CDS encoding ROK family protein, with product MQKSATAASTPAFARPITPAAVCMHITRLRQPVTRSTLVELSGKSQPTVTRAVAALIDAKLVRERPDLSFPTGPGRPTIPIELDQSPWVQIGLAVGTKSTYVGAYNTRGQVLREQFVEVTPAHLNSADFVGTLTPHIQALAQATNLPVSSIGMATSGHVSRDGFITAPNLGWDRVDIGSHLRKNFSAPLTITSVITAIAGAEQQLQSPEKTNTVLLFYVDDTNGAAVLTPEGVVRLDVANTDSYTTLGSIAVALAKETQPSTIVLAGSAFANPHDARAVALAIKSSRNRDVELRVIPTHLDNARAAARAVALDRLINDPLGLAKRMHSVLEKV from the coding sequence ATGCAAAAATCAGCCACCGCCGCCAGCACACCCGCTTTCGCGCGCCCCATCACGCCAGCGGCTGTGTGCATGCACATCACCCGCCTGCGCCAGCCGGTTACCCGCTCCACCCTCGTCGAGCTCTCCGGTAAATCGCAGCCAACCGTGACCCGCGCCGTCGCCGCACTCATCGACGCCAAACTCGTCCGCGAGCGCCCCGACCTCTCCTTCCCCACCGGCCCCGGCCGGCCCACCATACCCATCGAGCTCGATCAATCTCCGTGGGTCCAGATCGGCCTTGCGGTGGGCACCAAGTCCACCTACGTCGGCGCGTACAACACCCGCGGTCAGGTTCTGCGCGAGCAATTCGTGGAGGTCACCCCCGCCCACCTCAATTCCGCCGACTTCGTTGGCACACTGACCCCGCACATTCAGGCGCTGGCCCAGGCCACCAACCTGCCGGTTTCCAGCATCGGCATGGCCACCTCCGGACATGTGTCGCGCGATGGCTTCATTACTGCGCCGAACCTCGGCTGGGATCGGGTGGACATCGGCTCACATTTGCGCAAGAACTTCTCCGCCCCGCTGACCATCACCTCTGTCATCACCGCCATCGCCGGCGCGGAGCAGCAGCTGCAGTCCCCGGAGAAGACCAACACCGTGCTGTTGTTCTACGTGGATGACACCAATGGCGCGGCCGTGCTCACCCCGGAGGGCGTGGTGCGCCTCGACGTCGCCAACACCGATTCCTACACCACCTTGGGCTCGATTGCGGTTGCCCTCGCCAAGGAGACCCAGCCCTCGACCATCGTGCTGGCAGGATCGGCCTTCGCCAACCCGCACGATGCCCGCGCCGTGGCCTTGGCCATTAAGTCCTCCCGCAACCGTGATGTGGAGCTGCGCGTCATCCCCACCCACCTGGACAATGCCCGCGCTGCCGCCCGCGCCGTGGCCTTGGATCGCCTCATCAACGACCCACTCGGCCTGGCCAAGAGGATGCATAGCGTCCTGGAGAAAGTCTAG
- a CDS encoding MarR family winged helix-turn-helix transcriptional regulator: MTEDLQLENHVCFQLYTGSRLMQRMYRPYFDEWGITYAQYLVLVCLWGEDGQTIGQLSGPLDLDSGTLSPLLKRMEEHGLVTREHDPVDFRKVHFHLTAAGKALEKNACEMREELATQLGLDADDLLALRKIMGKINPGSDFLGV, from the coding sequence GTGACCGAAGATTTGCAACTTGAAAACCATGTCTGTTTTCAGCTTTATACAGGCTCGCGCCTGATGCAGCGCATGTATCGCCCCTATTTCGACGAGTGGGGAATCACCTACGCCCAGTACCTTGTGCTGGTGTGCCTCTGGGGCGAGGACGGGCAGACGATCGGGCAGCTCTCCGGACCGCTCGACCTCGACTCCGGCACACTGTCGCCGCTGCTCAAGCGCATGGAAGAGCACGGACTTGTCACCCGCGAGCATGACCCGGTGGACTTCCGCAAGGTGCACTTCCACCTCACCGCCGCGGGCAAGGCGCTGGAGAAAAACGCCTGCGAGATGCGCGAGGAGCTGGCAACGCAGCTGGGTCTTGACGCCGACGATCTGCTGGCGCTGCGCAAGATCATGGGCAAGATCAACCCCGGTTCTGACTTCCTCGGGGTCTAG
- a CDS encoding DUF885 domain-containing protein, translating to MTQGSSSSRTPSLLDASAESYILDLAQLSPTQATAWGIGGFDDQLQDFSPEYYEAVADRTREMVADVDALNDGTDDSDDDEDFDEVDIVTAKVMRDRLCLDLSLHYHCEDIRSLNNIASPVQEIRDTFLLMPQDSAEEIDTIAARLDKVDAALAGYRSSLSLAASKGKVAPERQIDAVMKQCRELANPGSMLESLGLEEGHPSVVSAKRAFGELSDWLADTLAPHAPHSDAVGRERYQRFSHLFVGDIVDLDEAYCWGLERLKEIVDKQKAIAAQLYGEGTSVREAMTKLNAEPRYTIQGTENLRQWMQATADEAIANLNGTHFDIPEPVRTIEAKIDPAGTGGIFYTPPSDDFSRAGRMWWSVPQGQEVFHTWQELTTVFHEGVPGHHLQCGQAVMERENLNLWRRQACWNSGHGEGWALYAEQLMADLGFNEDLGTLMGLYDAQRLRAARVVLDIGVHLGKKTPEGTGVWDATYAKYFLRENTAMDEANLAFELDRYLGWPGQAPSYALGQRLWQQLRDDALAAGMSLAEFHSTALSQGSIPMSILREQVLAHN from the coding sequence ATGACTCAAGGAAGCTCGTCTTCGCGGACCCCCTCCCTTCTCGACGCCTCGGCGGAGTCCTATATCTTGGACCTCGCCCAGCTTTCGCCCACGCAGGCCACCGCCTGGGGCATCGGCGGATTCGATGATCAGTTGCAGGACTTCTCGCCGGAGTACTACGAGGCGGTCGCCGACCGCACCCGGGAGATGGTCGCCGACGTCGACGCGCTCAATGATGGAACCGATGATAGCGATGATGATGAGGACTTCGACGAGGTAGACATCGTCACCGCCAAGGTGATGCGGGATCGCCTGTGCCTGGATCTGTCCCTGCATTATCACTGTGAGGACATCCGTTCGCTCAATAACATCGCCTCCCCGGTTCAGGAGATCCGGGACACCTTCTTGCTCATGCCGCAAGACAGCGCGGAGGAGATCGACACCATTGCCGCGCGTTTGGACAAGGTAGACGCGGCTCTTGCTGGCTACCGCTCCTCGCTGAGCCTGGCGGCCTCCAAGGGAAAGGTCGCCCCGGAGCGCCAGATCGACGCCGTGATGAAGCAGTGCCGCGAGCTTGCCAACCCCGGCTCCATGCTCGAGTCCCTCGGCCTGGAGGAGGGGCACCCCTCGGTGGTCTCCGCCAAGCGCGCCTTCGGTGAGCTGTCCGATTGGTTGGCCGATACGCTGGCGCCGCACGCCCCGCACTCGGATGCCGTCGGCCGCGAGCGCTATCAGCGTTTCAGCCATCTGTTTGTCGGCGATATCGTCGACCTCGACGAGGCCTATTGCTGGGGTTTGGAGCGCCTGAAGGAGATCGTCGATAAGCAAAAGGCGATCGCCGCGCAGCTCTACGGCGAGGGCACCAGCGTGCGCGAGGCCATGACCAAGCTCAATGCCGAGCCCCGCTACACCATCCAGGGCACCGAAAACCTGCGCCAGTGGATGCAGGCAACCGCCGACGAGGCGATCGCGAACCTTAACGGTACCCACTTTGACATCCCCGAGCCGGTGCGCACCATCGAGGCAAAAATTGACCCGGCCGGCACCGGCGGCATCTTCTACACGCCGCCGAGCGATGACTTCAGCCGCGCCGGGCGCATGTGGTGGTCCGTGCCGCAGGGTCAGGAGGTCTTCCACACCTGGCAGGAGTTGACCACCGTCTTCCATGAGGGCGTGCCCGGCCACCATCTGCAGTGTGGGCAGGCCGTGATGGAGCGAGAAAACCTCAACCTCTGGCGCCGCCAGGCCTGCTGGAACTCCGGCCACGGCGAGGGCTGGGCACTCTACGCCGAGCAGCTCATGGCCGACCTTGGCTTCAACGAGGACTTAGGCACGCTCATGGGGCTTTACGACGCCCAGCGGCTGCGCGCGGCACGCGTGGTCTTGGACATCGGCGTCCACCTGGGCAAGAAGACCCCCGAGGGCACCGGTGTCTGGGATGCCACCTATGCCAAGTACTTCCTGCGTGAAAACACGGCGATGGACGAGGCCAACCTCGCCTTCGAGCTCGACCGCTACCTGGGCTGGCCGGGCCAGGCACCCAGTTACGCGCTGGGCCAGCGCCTGTGGCAGCAGCTGCGCGACGACGCCCTCGCCGCCGGCATGAGCCTGGCCGAGTTTCACTCCACGGCGCTTTCCCAGGGCTCGATCCCGATGTCGATCCTGCGCGAGCAGGTGCTGGCGCACAATTAG
- a CDS encoding nucleotidyl transferase AbiEii/AbiGii toxin family protein: MQHYLFERLLERISQSQWRDHIIIKGGMLISSLVGVASRTTMDRNTTL; this comes from the coding sequence ATGCAGCACTACCTTTTTGAGCGGCTTCTTGAACGTATTTCCCAGTCACAATGGCGTGATCACATAATCATCAAGGGGGGTATGTTGATTTCCTCACTGGTGGGCGTGGCCTCTAGAACCACGATGGATCGTAATACGACACTTTAG
- a CDS encoding DUF1304 domain-containing protein, with amino-acid sequence MSALAITFSITAALAAALHVFIFYLESFAWTTKARTVFGTSEEDAINTKEMAFNQGFYNLFLAIVTIAGIIAYPASHAVGLTLILAGIGSMFAAAAVLGLTSPDKRGAAAKQGALPLLTLVLMAVAAL; translated from the coding sequence ATGAGCGCACTCGCCATCACATTCAGCATCACCGCAGCGCTTGCAGCCGCCCTGCACGTCTTCATCTTCTACCTCGAGTCCTTCGCCTGGACCACCAAGGCACGCACCGTGTTCGGTACCAGCGAAGAAGATGCGATCAACACGAAGGAGATGGCGTTCAACCAGGGATTCTACAACCTTTTCCTCGCCATCGTCACCATCGCAGGCATCATCGCCTACCCAGCGAGCCACGCCGTGGGCCTGACACTTATCCTCGCAGGCATAGGCTCCATGTTCGCAGCCGCCGCGGTACTGGGCCTGACCTCCCCCGATAAGCGGGGTGCGGCCGCCAAGCAAGGCGCGCTACCCCTGCTCACCCTCGTGCTGATGGCCGTGGCCGCACTGTAG
- a CDS encoding TIGR00730 family Rossman fold protein: MTPSSSNRVQAAAPFQQPDPTPPAPGLKLRPMDAHDRPIRILALHRSLNRVADRVSWDELEGPEWADYLGFEPARGDYGFVLEAPDGTAAAAIWAGFFTGYGFVDSHVPELTLSINPDWKGYGLGAFLIEQLAWHGRESGWQGLSLNAEKGHPARTLYGRQDFVARGEDGTMLRKLGPIIRRVAVYCGSAAGERHEFAEAARELGRELARRQVALVYGGGDVGLMGILANACLEEGGHVIGVMPKDLVDLEIAHPGLNQLEVTTSMSERKQRMEELADAYVALPGGMGTLEELFQVLVRQQLGPYTGPVALMNVEDYWTPLLGALRSMSEEGFVPARYIDSLVIARTPSELFDGYAAWTYPGLKWMARK; this comes from the coding sequence ATGACTCCATCTTCATCCAACCGCGTGCAGGCCGCCGCGCCGTTCCAGCAGCCGGATCCCACCCCACCGGCGCCAGGCCTGAAGCTGCGCCCCATGGATGCACACGATCGACCCATCCGGATTCTGGCGCTGCACCGCAGCCTCAACAGGGTCGCCGACAGGGTGAGCTGGGACGAACTTGAAGGACCCGAGTGGGCCGACTACCTGGGGTTTGAGCCCGCCCGCGGCGATTATGGCTTCGTGCTTGAGGCGCCGGACGGCACCGCGGCCGCGGCCATCTGGGCGGGCTTTTTCACCGGCTATGGCTTCGTCGATAGCCACGTGCCCGAGTTGACGCTGAGCATCAACCCGGACTGGAAAGGCTATGGGCTAGGGGCCTTCCTCATCGAACAACTTGCCTGGCACGGGCGTGAAAGCGGCTGGCAGGGGCTGTCCCTGAACGCAGAAAAGGGCCACCCAGCGCGCACCTTATATGGGCGGCAAGACTTCGTCGCGCGCGGCGAGGATGGCACCATGCTGCGTAAGCTCGGCCCCATCATCCGCCGCGTGGCCGTCTACTGCGGCTCCGCAGCCGGTGAACGCCACGAGTTCGCCGAGGCGGCCCGAGAGCTCGGGCGGGAGCTGGCCAGGCGCCAGGTGGCGCTGGTCTACGGCGGCGGCGACGTCGGCCTCATGGGAATCCTGGCCAACGCCTGCCTCGAAGAAGGCGGCCACGTCATCGGCGTCATGCCGAAGGATTTGGTGGACCTGGAGATCGCCCACCCGGGGCTTAACCAGCTTGAGGTCACCACCTCCATGAGCGAGCGCAAGCAGCGCATGGAAGAGCTCGCCGATGCCTACGTGGCGCTGCCCGGCGGGATGGGTACCCTCGAAGAGCTCTTCCAGGTGCTCGTGCGCCAGCAACTTGGCCCCTACACCGGCCCGGTGGCGCTGATGAACGTGGAGGACTATTGGACCCCGCTGCTGGGCGCGCTGCGGTCCATGAGCGAGGAGGGCTTCGTGCCCGCCCGCTACATCGACTCGCTGGTGATTGCTCGCACCCCTTCTGAGCTGTTCGATGGTTATGCCGCGTGGACATATCCGGGGCTGAAGTGGATGGCAAGGAAGTAA
- a CDS encoding nitroreductase family protein, producing the protein MSLSVKEAIESRRATRAYTDQPVTDEVLDRVVGLALEAPTAFNAQRADLVVVRDQAVKDAIFAASGQKQLRDAPVVLVTVARASVPDDLEQILGEGRADYVNSFFANASEQVLRETAIKDAMLVGSFALIAAQSEGLATSPTTGWDESKILEAVGLGGRTDRGVGLVIGMGYPAEFPQHPGREANRRVDDHY; encoded by the coding sequence ATGTCGCTTAGCGTCAAGGAAGCCATCGAGTCCCGTCGCGCCACCCGCGCCTACACCGACCAGCCCGTCACCGATGAGGTCCTCGACCGCGTCGTCGGCTTGGCACTCGAGGCCCCAACCGCCTTCAACGCCCAGCGCGCTGACCTTGTTGTCGTCCGCGACCAGGCAGTTAAGGACGCCATCTTCGCTGCCTCCGGCCAGAAGCAGCTGCGCGACGCACCCGTCGTGTTGGTGACCGTGGCTCGCGCGAGCGTGCCGGACGATTTGGAGCAGATCCTTGGTGAGGGTCGCGCCGATTATGTCAACAGCTTCTTCGCCAACGCCAGCGAGCAGGTTCTGCGCGAGACCGCCATCAAGGATGCCATGCTGGTTGGTTCTTTCGCCTTGATCGCTGCACAGTCCGAAGGCCTGGCTACCTCCCCGACCACCGGCTGGGACGAGTCCAAGATCCTCGAGGCCGTAGGCCTGGGCGGACGCACCGATCGTGGCGTTGGCCTGGTCATCGGCATGGGCTACCCGGCGGAGTTCCCGCAGCACCCAGGCCGTGAGGCCAACCGCCGCGTCGACGATCACTACTAA
- a CDS encoding HAD family hydrolase, with amino-acid sequence MTAILFDLYGVLLKIPTAAEEQRLIARAGSPAIMEHYHRLRPDYDSGQLSDRAYWEQVRRAAGLEEIDWAEMTDLDSQITRAHDPEMVDYALSLIDRGLRVGILSNLPATLAANLRREHDFFDRFHSVTFSGDIGVAKPNKRAFTIALQSMGTPAAETLFFDDRPDYLEGALAAGLNAHLFTGIDQAREIVELTLKEYEQ; translated from the coding sequence ATGACAGCGATACTTTTTGACCTCTACGGGGTACTGCTCAAGATTCCCACCGCGGCCGAGGAACAAAGGCTCATCGCCCGCGCCGGCTCGCCCGCGATTATGGAGCACTACCACCGCCTGCGCCCGGACTATGACTCAGGCCAGCTCAGCGACCGCGCCTATTGGGAGCAGGTGCGCCGCGCCGCCGGTCTCGAGGAGATCGACTGGGCGGAAATGACCGACCTTGACTCCCAGATCACCCGGGCCCACGACCCGGAGATGGTGGACTACGCGCTGTCGCTGATCGACCGTGGCCTGCGCGTGGGGATTTTGTCCAACCTGCCGGCGACGCTGGCGGCCAACCTGCGCCGCGAGCACGACTTCTTCGATCGCTTCCATTCGGTGACCTTCTCCGGCGATATCGGGGTGGCAAAGCCGAACAAACGAGCCTTCACCATTGCGCTGCAATCGATGGGTACGCCGGCCGCCGAGACGTTATTCTTTGATGACCGGCCGGATTACCTCGAAGGCGCACTCGCCGCGGGGTTGAACGCCCACCTGTTTACCGGCATTGACCAGGCACGAGAAATCGTCGAGTTGACCCTCAAGGAGTACGAGCAATGA
- a CDS encoding TSUP family transporter: MDPLSVGILVAGAAVAGWIDAVIGGGGLVLIPLIMAVFPQLAPAVALATNKVAAVSGTASATATMLRKVGADKKKVVSYVPIALVCSGVGAFLASHIDKEVMRPVVIVLLLVAGTFVALRPQFGQDVAKDRTLTTARKLGAVGLVACVAFYDGIFGPGTGMFLIMGFTAILAQDFMTSAVLAKVVNTSTNVGALIVFIAAGHVLWKLALMLAVANIIGAQLGARTVIAGGTKLLRAALLTLVVVMSCYLTFQQFSA, from the coding sequence ATGGATCCGCTCAGTGTTGGCATCCTCGTCGCTGGCGCGGCCGTGGCCGGGTGGATCGACGCGGTCATCGGCGGCGGCGGGCTGGTGCTCATCCCGCTGATCATGGCGGTGTTCCCGCAGCTGGCCCCCGCGGTGGCCTTGGCCACGAACAAGGTCGCGGCGGTCTCCGGCACGGCCTCGGCGACGGCGACGATGCTGCGCAAGGTGGGCGCGGATAAGAAGAAGGTCGTGTCCTACGTCCCGATCGCGCTGGTGTGCTCCGGGGTTGGCGCGTTTTTGGCCTCGCACATCGACAAGGAGGTCATGCGCCCGGTGGTCATCGTGTTGTTGCTGGTGGCGGGCACCTTTGTGGCGCTGCGCCCGCAGTTTGGGCAGGATGTGGCCAAGGATCGGACGTTGACCACGGCGCGCAAGCTCGGTGCTGTGGGGCTGGTGGCCTGCGTGGCCTTTTATGATGGCATCTTCGGCCCCGGCACCGGCATGTTCCTCATCATGGGCTTTACCGCGATCCTGGCGCAGGACTTCATGACCTCCGCCGTACTGGCGAAGGTGGTCAACACCTCCACCAATGTCGGCGCGCTCATCGTGTTCATCGCGGCCGGTCACGTCCTGTGGAAGCTCGCGCTCATGCTGGCGGTGGCCAACATCATCGGCGCCCAGCTCGGCGCGCGCACCGTCATCGCCGGCGGCACGAAGCTGCTGCGCGCAGCCTTGCTCACGCTAGTGGTGGTGATGAGCTGCTACCTCACCTTCCAGCAGTTTTCGGCGTAG
- a CDS encoding gamma carbonic anhydrase family protein: protein MTDAHAAAGHAFPHGPLILPCNGKTPRIHETAFIAPNATIIGDVEIGPHSSVFYGCVLRADIGPIRIGARTNIQDNSVLHVDADAPCTLGDDVTVGHMALVHGSTVGNGTLVGMKATLLSHSTVGEGSLIAAGAVVLEGQEIPAKSLAAGIPAKVRRELSDEQSGSFIPHAARYVETAAAQAGIGEALSLDAVRFSS, encoded by the coding sequence ATGACTGATGCACACGCAGCCGCAGGCCACGCCTTCCCCCACGGCCCGCTCATCTTGCCCTGCAACGGCAAGACCCCGCGCATCCATGAGACCGCGTTCATCGCCCCAAATGCAACGATCATCGGCGATGTGGAGATCGGGCCGCATTCCTCGGTGTTCTACGGCTGCGTGCTGCGCGCCGACATCGGCCCGATCCGCATTGGTGCCCGCACCAACATTCAAGACAATTCGGTGCTCCACGTCGATGCCGACGCACCGTGCACCCTGGGCGATGACGTCACCGTGGGACACATGGCCTTGGTGCACGGCTCCACCGTGGGCAATGGCACCTTGGTGGGCATGAAGGCCACGTTGCTGTCGCATTCGACCGTCGGCGAGGGCAGTCTCATCGCCGCCGGCGCGGTGGTCTTGGAAGGCCAGGAGATCCCGGCGAAATCGCTGGCCGCCGGCATTCCGGCGAAGGTGCGCCGCGAGCTTTCCGACGAGCAGTCCGGCTCCTTTATCCCGCACGCCGCGCGTTATGTGGAAACCGCGGCCGCGCAGGCCGGGATCGGGGAGGCTCTGAGCTTGGATGCCGTGCGCTTTAGCTCATAG
- a CDS encoding DUF1801 domain-containing protein, with protein sequence MSTDSTTRASTSAETTPLSAIPGVGKPCQRALADAGFANLESLAGARYPDLLSLHGVGARGLERLNAALQDKGLSLADAPTPPERTATFTRGHTGDNAADLKTHATAVNPAQFIEELPWARRIEHGRTLLELFARATGEEPVMWGPTMIGYGQCHYTYATGREGDTFIVGFSPRQAKISLYGLPKEDPAMARLGKYSAGVSCVYVNKLEDIDLAVLEQLVATAYHGELGHC encoded by the coding sequence ATGAGCACCGATTCCACGACTCGTGCCAGCACCAGCGCGGAAACCACCCCACTGTCGGCCATCCCCGGGGTGGGCAAACCCTGCCAGCGCGCGCTCGCCGATGCCGGCTTTGCCAACCTCGAGTCCCTGGCCGGGGCGCGCTATCCGGACCTGCTTTCCCTACACGGGGTGGGCGCGCGCGGGCTCGAGCGCCTGAACGCGGCGTTGCAGGACAAAGGCCTTTCGCTTGCCGACGCCCCCACGCCGCCCGAGCGCACCGCCACCTTCACCCGCGGGCATACCGGGGACAACGCCGCGGACCTGAAGACTCACGCAACGGCAGTCAACCCGGCGCAGTTTATCGAGGAGCTGCCCTGGGCGCGCCGCATCGAGCACGGCCGCACCCTGCTCGAGTTGTTTGCCCGCGCGACGGGGGAGGAGCCGGTCATGTGGGGGCCCACGATGATCGGCTATGGGCAGTGCCACTACACCTACGCCACCGGCCGCGAGGGCGATACCTTCATCGTGGGCTTTTCGCCCCGTCAGGCGAAGATTTCGCTCTACGGCCTGCCCAAGGAGGACCCCGCGATGGCTCGTCTTGGCAAGTACAGCGCTGGCGTATCCTGCGTGTACGTCAACAAGCTCGAAGACATCGACCTTGCGGTCTTGGAGCAGTTGGTTGCCACCGCCTACCACGGGGAGCTTGGCCATTGCTGA